One genomic region from Deltaproteobacteria bacterium encodes:
- a CDS encoding 6-carboxytetrahydropterin synthase, whose amino-acid sequence MMTITRAFEFCSGHRLYRPDWDEEHNRAVFGLCSNPAGHGHNYTLEVSVTGPLDHETGMIMNLRQLKEVVKEKVIADVDHKNLNVDVAWMKGAIPTTEVFADKIWQRIEAVLKKEAPHVVLEEIVLHETASNRVRKRRQS is encoded by the coding sequence ATGATGACTATCACGCGTGCTTTTGAGTTTTGTAGTGGGCATCGACTCTACCGACCGGATTGGGACGAAGAGCACAATCGGGCCGTTTTTGGTCTCTGCTCGAATCCCGCTGGTCACGGGCACAATTACACTCTTGAGGTCAGCGTTACTGGCCCCCTCGACCATGAGACGGGTATGATCATGAATCTGCGGCAGCTCAAGGAGGTTGTTAAGGAGAAGGTCATTGCTGATGTCGATCACAAGAATCTCAACGTCGATGTGGCATGGATGAAGGGAGCTATCCCAACGACCGAGGTGTTTGCTGATAAAATTTGGCAACGTATTGAAGCGGTCCTAAAAAAAGAGGCGCCTCACGTCGTGCTCGAGGAAATCGTATTGCACGAGACTGCGAGCAACCGTGTCCGTAAACGGCGGCAGTCATGA